A section of the Etheostoma cragini isolate CJK2018 chromosome 12, CSU_Ecrag_1.0, whole genome shotgun sequence genome encodes:
- the stk25b gene encoding serine/threonine-protein kinase 25 isoform X1, with the protein MAHLRDMQNQNTRLDPEEYFTKQERIGKGSFGEVYKGINNRTKEVVAIKIIDLEEAEDEIEDIQQEITVLSQCDSPFVTKYYGSYLKGTKLWIIMEYLGGGSALDLLRPGPLEETYIATILREILKGLEYLHSERKIHRDIKAANVLLSEQGDVKLADFGVAGQLTDTQIKRNTFVGTPFWMAPEVIKQSAYDFKADIWSLGITAIELAKGEPPNSDLHPMRVLFLIPKNTPPTLEGPYSKPFKEFVEACLNKDPRFRPTAKELLKHKFITRYTKKTAYLTELIDRYRRWKSEGHGEESSSDDSDMDADGDVDTCPMWTFPTVRPNSMNKLQKGYTHTDSESGDLVKRQPKSQCLSALVTPIFRELKEKRRASGGGVGAIEELENAFNLAEESCPGISDRLVTHMMERVCRFSLNGNTTPSSR; encoded by the exons ATGGCACACCTTCGAGACATGCAAAACCAG AATACCCGGTTGGACCCCGAGGAGTACTTCACCAAGCAGGAGCGGATCGGGAAGGGTTCCTTCGGCGAGGTCTACAAAGGCATCAACAACCGCACAAAGGAGGTGGTGGCGATTAAGATCATAGATCTGGAGGAGGCCGAGGACGAGATCGAAGACATTCAACAGGAGATCACAGTGCTGAGCCAGTGTGATAGCCCTTTCGTCACCAAGTATTATGGATCGTACTTAAAG GGGACCAAGCTGTGGATTATCATGGAGTATTTAGGAGGAGGATCTGCTCTGGATCTG CTCCGTCCAGGGCCTCTTGAGGAGACTTACATTGCTACTATACTGAGGGAAATACTGAAGGGGCTGGAGTATCTGCACTCTGAAAGGAAGATCCACAGAGACATCAAAG ctgccaatgtgctcttgtCGGAGCAGGGCGATGTGAAGCTGGCAGATTTCGGGGTGGCGGGACAGCTGACAGATACCCAGATTAAGAGGAACACATTCGTCGGTACCCCTTTCTGGATGGCTCCAGAGGTTATAAAACAGTCTGCTTACGACTTCAAG GCTGATATTTGGTCCCTGGGAATCACTGCCATTGAGTTGGCTAAAGGGGAACCTCCCAACTCCGACCTACACCCCATGAGGGTCCTTTTCCTCATCCCCAAAAACACTCCACCCACACTCGAGGGACCTTACAGCAAGCCCTTCAAAGAGTTTGTGGAGGCTTGTCTGAATAAAGACCCTCGTTTT AGGCCAACAGCCAAAGAGCTCCTAAAGCACAAGTTCATCACACGCTACACTAAGAAGACAGCCTATCTGACAGAGCTGATCGACCGCTACCGCCGCTGGAAGTCAGAGGGCCACGGGGAGGAATCCAGCTCTGACGACTCAGATAT GGATGCTGATGGTGATGTGGATACGTGTCCCATGTGGACCTTCCCCACGGTCAGACCCAACTCTATGAACAAGTTACAGAagggctacacacacacagattcagaG TCAGGAGATTTGGTGAAAAGGCAACCCAAGTCCCAATGCTTGTCTGCTTTGGTAACACCCATCTTCAGAGAG TTGAAGGAGAAGCGACGGGCGAGCGGCGGGGGTGTAGGAGCCATTGAGGAGCTGGAAAACGCCTTCAACTTGGCCGAGGAGTCCTGTCCGGGCATCTCCGACCGCCTTGTCACACACATGATGGAGAGAGTGTGCAG gttttctttaaatggtaACACCACTCCGTCTTCGCGGTGA
- the stk25b gene encoding serine/threonine-protein kinase 25 isoform X2: MAHLRDMQNQNTRLDPEEYFTKQERIGKGSFGEVYKGINNRTKEVVAIKIIDLEEAEDEIEDIQQEITVLSQCDSPFVTKYYGSYLKGTKLWIIMEYLGGGSALDLLRPGPLEETYIATILREILKGLEYLHSERKIHRDIKAANVLLSEQGDVKLADFGVAGQLTDTQIKRNTFVGTPFWMAPEVIKQSAYDFKADIWSLGITAIELAKGEPPNSDLHPMRVLFLIPKNTPPTLEGPYSKPFKEFVEACLNKDPRFRPTAKELLKHKFITRYTKKTAYLTELIDRYRRWKSEGHGEESSSDDSDMDADGDVDTCPMWTFPTVRPNSMNKLQKGYTHTDSESGDLVKRQPKSQCLSALVTPIFRELKEKRRASGGGVGAIEELENAFNLAEESCPGISDRLVTHMMERVCRPTQRLR; this comes from the exons ATGGCACACCTTCGAGACATGCAAAACCAG AATACCCGGTTGGACCCCGAGGAGTACTTCACCAAGCAGGAGCGGATCGGGAAGGGTTCCTTCGGCGAGGTCTACAAAGGCATCAACAACCGCACAAAGGAGGTGGTGGCGATTAAGATCATAGATCTGGAGGAGGCCGAGGACGAGATCGAAGACATTCAACAGGAGATCACAGTGCTGAGCCAGTGTGATAGCCCTTTCGTCACCAAGTATTATGGATCGTACTTAAAG GGGACCAAGCTGTGGATTATCATGGAGTATTTAGGAGGAGGATCTGCTCTGGATCTG CTCCGTCCAGGGCCTCTTGAGGAGACTTACATTGCTACTATACTGAGGGAAATACTGAAGGGGCTGGAGTATCTGCACTCTGAAAGGAAGATCCACAGAGACATCAAAG ctgccaatgtgctcttgtCGGAGCAGGGCGATGTGAAGCTGGCAGATTTCGGGGTGGCGGGACAGCTGACAGATACCCAGATTAAGAGGAACACATTCGTCGGTACCCCTTTCTGGATGGCTCCAGAGGTTATAAAACAGTCTGCTTACGACTTCAAG GCTGATATTTGGTCCCTGGGAATCACTGCCATTGAGTTGGCTAAAGGGGAACCTCCCAACTCCGACCTACACCCCATGAGGGTCCTTTTCCTCATCCCCAAAAACACTCCACCCACACTCGAGGGACCTTACAGCAAGCCCTTCAAAGAGTTTGTGGAGGCTTGTCTGAATAAAGACCCTCGTTTT AGGCCAACAGCCAAAGAGCTCCTAAAGCACAAGTTCATCACACGCTACACTAAGAAGACAGCCTATCTGACAGAGCTGATCGACCGCTACCGCCGCTGGAAGTCAGAGGGCCACGGGGAGGAATCCAGCTCTGACGACTCAGATAT GGATGCTGATGGTGATGTGGATACGTGTCCCATGTGGACCTTCCCCACGGTCAGACCCAACTCTATGAACAAGTTACAGAagggctacacacacacagattcagaG TCAGGAGATTTGGTGAAAAGGCAACCCAAGTCCCAATGCTTGTCTGCTTTGGTAACACCCATCTTCAGAGAG TTGAAGGAGAAGCGACGGGCGAGCGGCGGGGGTGTAGGAGCCATTGAGGAGCTGGAAAACGCCTTCAACTTGGCCGAGGAGTCCTGTCCGGGCATCTCCGACCGCCTTGTCACACACATGATGGAGAGAGTGTGCAG ACCCACCCAACGCCTCAGATAA
- the sept2 gene encoding septin-2 isoform X1 translates to MSQADKMKQGQFSNPETPGYVGFANLPNQVHRKSVKKGFEFTLMVVGESGLGKSTLINSLFLTDLYPERIIPGAAEKIERTVQIEASTVEIEERGVKLRLTVVDTPGYGDAINSQDCFSTIISYIDDQFERYLHDESGLNRRHIVDNRVHCCFYFISPLGHGLKPLDVQFMKAIHNKVNVVPVIAKADTLTLRERERLKRRVLDEIDEHGIKIYHLPDAESDEDEDFKEQTKILKASIPFAVVGSNQQIEAKGKKVRGRLYPWGVVEVENPEHNDFLKLRIMLITHMQDLQEVTQDLHYENFRSERLKRGGRLSSHGYVLPLSPAKGPEPEEMDKDMILLEKEAELRRMQEMIAKMQAQMQKQGDGEGDGPHVGKV, encoded by the exons atgtctcaagCTGACAAAATGAAG cAGGGCCAGTTCAGCAACCCTGAGACCCCGGGGTACGTTGGATTTGCCAACCTACCTAATCAGGTTCATCGCAAGTCtgtaaaaaaaggatttgagtTTACATTGATGGTGGTAG GCGAATCTGGACTTGGAAAATCCACCCTGATCAACAGCCTGTTCCTCACCGACCTTTACCCTGAGAGAATCATCCCTGGAGCAGCAG AAAAGATAGAAAGGACGGTTCAGATCGAGGCGTCGACGGTAGAAATTGAGGAGCGAGGAGTGAAGCTCCGCCTCACGGTGGTAGACACACCAGGATACGGAGATGCCATCAACAGCCAAGACTG TTTCAGCACCATTATCAGCTACATCGATGACCAGTTTGAGCGCTACCTCCATGACGAGAGCGGTCTAAATCGTAGACACATTGTTGACAACAGAGTTCACTGCTGTTTCTATTTCATTTCCCCCCTCGGCCATGG CCTAAAACCCCTGGATGTTCAGTTTATGAAGGCCATTCACAATAAGGTCAACGTGGTTCCTGTCATCGCCAAGGCAGACACGCTCACCCTccgagagagggagaggctcAAGCGCAGG GTTCTGGATGAGAtcgatgaacatggcatcaaaATTTACCACCTTCCTGACGCCGAGTCGGATGAGGATGAGGACTTCAAAGAGCAGACCAAGATCCTCAAG GCTAGCATCCCATTCGCAGTGGTGGGATCCAACCAGCAGATTGAAGCAAAGGGCAAGAAGGTGAGGGGCCGCCTGTACCCCTGGGGAGTGGTAGAAGTGGAGAATCCAGAACACAACGACTTCCTCAAGTTGCGGATCATGCTGAT AACCCACATGCAGGATCTACAGGAGGTGACCCAGGACCTTCACTACGAGAACTTCCGCTCGGAGCGCCTCAAACGGGGTGGCAGGTTGTCCTCCCATGGTTACGTTCTGCCTCTGTCTCCTGC AAAGGGGCCGGAGCCGGAGGAAATGGACAAGGATATGATCCTGCTGGAGAAGGAGGCTGAG TTGAGACGAATGCAGGAGATGATTGCCAAGATGCAGGCCCAGATGCAGAAGCAGGGGGACGGAGAGGGAGACGGCCCCCATGTGGGAAAAGTCTAA
- the sept2 gene encoding septin-2 isoform X2 — MSQADKMKQGQFSNPETPGYVGFANLPNQVHRKSVKKGFEFTLMVVGESGLGKSTLINSLFLTDLYPERIIPGAAEKIERTVQIEASTVEIEERGVKLRLTVVDTPGYGDAINSQDCFSTIISYIDDQFERYLHDESGLNRRHIVDNRVHCCFYFISPLGHGLKPLDVQFMKAIHNKVNVVPVIAKADTLTLRERERLKRRVLDEIDEHGIKIYHLPDAESDEDEDFKEQTKILKASIPFAVVGSNQQIEAKGKKVRGRLYPWGVVEVENPEHNDFLKLRIMLITHMQDLQEVTQDLHYENFRSERLKRGGRKGPEPEEMDKDMILLEKEAELRRMQEMIAKMQAQMQKQGDGEGDGPHVGKV; from the exons atgtctcaagCTGACAAAATGAAG cAGGGCCAGTTCAGCAACCCTGAGACCCCGGGGTACGTTGGATTTGCCAACCTACCTAATCAGGTTCATCGCAAGTCtgtaaaaaaaggatttgagtTTACATTGATGGTGGTAG GCGAATCTGGACTTGGAAAATCCACCCTGATCAACAGCCTGTTCCTCACCGACCTTTACCCTGAGAGAATCATCCCTGGAGCAGCAG AAAAGATAGAAAGGACGGTTCAGATCGAGGCGTCGACGGTAGAAATTGAGGAGCGAGGAGTGAAGCTCCGCCTCACGGTGGTAGACACACCAGGATACGGAGATGCCATCAACAGCCAAGACTG TTTCAGCACCATTATCAGCTACATCGATGACCAGTTTGAGCGCTACCTCCATGACGAGAGCGGTCTAAATCGTAGACACATTGTTGACAACAGAGTTCACTGCTGTTTCTATTTCATTTCCCCCCTCGGCCATGG CCTAAAACCCCTGGATGTTCAGTTTATGAAGGCCATTCACAATAAGGTCAACGTGGTTCCTGTCATCGCCAAGGCAGACACGCTCACCCTccgagagagggagaggctcAAGCGCAGG GTTCTGGATGAGAtcgatgaacatggcatcaaaATTTACCACCTTCCTGACGCCGAGTCGGATGAGGATGAGGACTTCAAAGAGCAGACCAAGATCCTCAAG GCTAGCATCCCATTCGCAGTGGTGGGATCCAACCAGCAGATTGAAGCAAAGGGCAAGAAGGTGAGGGGCCGCCTGTACCCCTGGGGAGTGGTAGAAGTGGAGAATCCAGAACACAACGACTTCCTCAAGTTGCGGATCATGCTGAT AACCCACATGCAGGATCTACAGGAGGTGACCCAGGACCTTCACTACGAGAACTTCCGCTCGGAGCGCCTCAAACGGGGTGGCAG AAAGGGGCCGGAGCCGGAGGAAATGGACAAGGATATGATCCTGCTGGAGAAGGAGGCTGAG TTGAGACGAATGCAGGAGATGATTGCCAAGATGCAGGCCCAGATGCAGAAGCAGGGGGACGGAGAGGGAGACGGCCCCCATGTGGGAAAAGTCTAA